cttttattgtgtttcacagaagaaagtcatacaggtttggcacAACATGAAGGTGATTCAATGGTGGCTGAATTTTCTGAGTCACATCTTACAATATTGACCCTATTGTTGAGCTGAATTGATTCAATACTGAACTGAGTCGAAATGAATAATGATACTGCTGACTTTTGTAGAACTGCTTATAGTGGAATTGAACTCAAATTGATGAACTTGATCTTGAATTCTCTTGAGCTAAATCATGAAACTGTTGTCTTTAAGAGCTGCTTTATGGCACAGTCTGAATCTCCATAGTCAAGTTTCCATAATCGATTCTGCTATTTTCCTGCTTGTCTTTGTGGATCTGCTTTAACAATCCTAATTGTAAAAGGACTACAGAAATAAAGATGAATTGACTTTTAATTTTGGGATGTACTATCCCTTTCAAGAAAACAGTCAAATTATTTCAAGACCTAAATTTCATCTTCCAATCTCTATTTTATATTGATGTGCAGAAGATCTTCAAGTAAATGTAGAAGCACAGCTCAAATCTCCCTGTCATGATTGTGAGCTTAGTGTGATAAGATGCAACCATTCTGACATGAATTATAtggaaacattaatatttcattagaCAAAAACAGCTTGATCTAGCATTTTAAACCGCTGgggatatttttaaatgtgaccaTACTTGTTTCATCATTTGATGGAtagtatttttgccttgtttatTAGTAGGCCTGTCTCTAAATGCAGATGGGTTCACCAGCAGGCTGTGGGTGTGTTGTGATGACCTCAAAATCAATATTTGCATCAGACTTGTTGACTTCTTTGTTATGCAGTCAAATGACAACAGAAATGCACATCTATATGTTCTTCCACCATTTATTAGTTCACCAAATACAGTGAAAATGGTATTATAATATGCAATGATTCATTCTTAGAATGTCAtgacatttttgttgcttttttgctTAATAAAACGATGTTCCGTTATTGAAAAGTATTAAGGTTTCATGCACAACAAACCATAGTCAGTTTCTTTAGAATAATggtacaaaacaaagcaaaaaaattcaaacaaaatcaaCAGAAGAAACGTAATGTCCAAAAACCTGTCAAATAACAAGTTATCTTAAGATATTCGTAAAAAGTGCAGTACATTTCTAATATCGCCATTTTTCTAACAAATTCATTAACAATGCTCAAGTCACAGTTTACGATTTCCATAACAGTAGTTGAACATGGATGTGTGTGTTCAAAAAACCAGAGAAGCATTCATTCAtcaaggtttttttaaaaaaaaaaacattccaaccCAACTGAATTAAACTGTTGTCCCCATCTAAAGATTTTTCTCTGAAATATAAACATCATTGTTGATGAATCTTTAAGACGACATACtagaatatcattttaaataacaaatatttagatataaaaatacaaatatgactttttttaaaaagaagcgTGCCAGGGTAAGATTCATGGTGGCACCTCTGTTGGCACCAGAGTGAAAGTTCATGCAAAGAGATGGACACGACAAAAGAAATGTGAGgagctgatgaaaaaaaaaaatcaaaaacttagGCTTGGAAGAAATCGAGATGCATTCATGTTGGGTTAATTACAAGAGTTGGTAATGCACAATGTTCCTCTGTGCTTGTACTGATGATGTGAATCCGTGGCGCAGGTGCGCAAATCAGCTGCAGTGAAGAGCAAAACAATAGATCACCAAACGACGCTTTAAAGACTACACGCTTCAACACCTGTGGGCATGTGTATGATaatctctgaaaaaaaatatgacgCAAAATAGCGAGAGAAAATATTCACATTGCACCATCCGTATATATAGTTCATTTATCATTATGGGAGCttaatgtctttgtgtgtgttaaatCTAAAATGTCTCTAAAAGCAGCAGTCGGATTGAAGTCGACGCTCAAGGCAGAtccatgtgtgcgtgtgtgtgtttgtgtgttaaggGGTAGGTCTTCGAGCTAAGATACTGTACATCTATAGTAACAGCGTAAGATGCGGTTCAGTCTTCGGTTgaactttgttttgtttactgcGCATTTGGAAGATGATGGTCGTGGAATAATAATGGCAAATCAATCCATCCTTATTCACAGAGCCACAGCCTCAACATCTCCGACATCTTCCTCAAAGCTTCCATTCGGGTTGTCGTTTATATTGGAGAATTGCCAGCAAACCCCAAAGGAAATTCCGTCTCTCCCTTCTTTAATTCTCCTTTTCCCCTTTTTAGTTTAGTCTCCTCGTGGTTCGAGCGTCGTGCCACCGTCTCTCCATCTCTTTGCAATCTTCTTCACATGCACAACCGACAAGTGCTTCGAATCGGTGATAAAAATTGAAATGTCTGCCAGGCATCGCGCGGGTTTACACGCCCGGTGATGATTTGTCGGTCATGCCTTTTAGCACCTCATCTATTCGGTCGTCCTCGATGACCACTGGAAAGAAGAAGACAAGACAGCTGAGGTCAAGACTTCGGCAATCTACCATGTGTGGTCTGTGCGCTTTGAAACTGCGCAACAATACGCAACACACCACAAACGCATTCAAATGatcaaaatgcacattaaatgcGTAACAATATCACCATCAAGGCCATTCCTCAGTCGGGTTGGATGAAATAGCCTATTATTGACATATTGAGGAAGACCGGTGACCGAGGAAATTTTTACAAATGTCAAACTGTCATAAGGTCAAAATATTCTCCAATcgttaaaattgcatttaaatggataaatcacttgaaaattaaaattccGACTTTTACTCGTCTTTACGTAGGCCTATTTCCAAAACCATATGGCTTTCTTTTATGAAATGTTATGAACTGACAGGCTCGGTCACCAtcacttttattgcttttttatttttattttttcgtgCAATGAAAGTGAACGGTGACCGAGGCTGTCATTCTCCATAAATCTCCTTGTGTGGTGCACAGAAGAAAAGGTGAGTGAAAACTATAGTCTCTATTCCTTTAACTTCAGTAAGTTATCTTGAATCAGGAAAACATTCTCACCTCTCTTAGCTCTGCCGATCTGTCCAAGTTTTGGAGGTCTTTTCGCCTGCGACGCTCCGAAGAACGAGTTGGTGTCCTGCAGCCCGCAGCTGAAGGACATCTGACTGACATCGTTGTCCGCTCCGTATCCGCTCATTTTCCCCTCTCCGTACGGCAGAACCTCGGACATGACTGTTGAAGGACGGGCTCGCGACTCAGAAGGCGCTAATGAACTGATATAAATAGGCAGCTACGGTGGATGTGGCAACTATCCCCGCAAAACAAGTGCacttatgttttttgttgttgttgtttttgcgtAGATATCCCCGCGCGTAAATGTCAGACCCCTCGCACCGCCAACTTCCAAATGGATTGGAGTGCTCGGTGCAGAATGAGAGAGCGAgcgcgagcgagagagagagtgcgcgGCTGAGTGTACGACTACATCAGCGGTCGGGTTAGTCTGCTGTAAGATACGGGAGAACCCGCGATCATAAAGGAAACCCGGGCGGAACAGTGAAGTCATCCATCCGGGCGTGTGCgtttaggagagagagagagctagagagaaaaaaaaaagatggggaCTCCAAGAGGTGCAAGGGTGGCCCCATCAGGCGAAAGCTGAAAACGGCGAGAAGAAACACTGACCGGCGCTCTGCAGTATATATGTATTACATATAGTACATATATTATATGTGATGCACGGTGTGCGCAGGGGTCTTTGGAAAGCCTGTGGTTTGGAAGCTAAAAGAGAAAGATAAAAGATAGCAAAATATAACTACCTGGTTTATGGAGCTCACCTGAATCTCAACAACTCTGTACTGCAACCTGCATTGTGCCGTTACATTTGCTGCATAGCTATGTGGATATTTGTTCAGATTTGGGCACTTTTTTTGTCCTgaggttaatttttatttaaatataatattttgtagattttatttttatctgccaTAACGTCTATAGTcttttaacatgcatttagattcacttaaaatgtaaattctgtcatttgctgaactttggccttttttttttttttttttttttggtcctggaggttgatttttattgatatataatattttggatatatatatatatatatatatatatatatatatatatatatatatatatatatatatatatatataatatatagtatatttatctGCCCTAACATCCTGcgtttaacatgcatttaaattgatAGGCTAATTCACTCAAAATTCAAATTCTTTCATTTAGCCTACTCGCCTTTaagtttttcaaaatataattatttattaaaaaagttttttctctctaaaatatatgtatatattttttgttaaaggtCACATTAAAGCTAGtgaatgtttcttatttatttttgtagctattttttattcatattaaaacaaaaatttaatcaaacattaataatttcaatataaggctaattttgtgaaaatgatttaaagatttaatttccaccataataaataattttgcccCAGATAAAGGCTTTGCAACCGTATAACAACCATGTCAGTGAAgaacatcacaaaataaatacaaagggTATTTTTTCAGCAGatgcaaaaagtgtgaaaatagcCTATTGTTTGAGTGTCCATTTAGCATATAAACTACTGTGAAATTAAGGACCGTTCACACGAAAGacgataactataactataaagttttaatagtcattctaattctaagagaacagggaagtccacaccacagctatgaTAAAGCTTGTAATAAACACAGCGTTATTGTCCGCTGGTTAGGACGCTATTATCAGTCTCGGAGTGAACGGACATTTAGCTTTGGTGAGACAAATAAGTTAATAAGTAGCATAtctacattttattccataaatgtttaaaagtatgaTTTTCAACGTGTTAATTGTCTACTAGTTGGTCACATTAATAAATAACCCACCCAAAGCAGTTTATACCTAACATAGTTTTGTCTTCGTTTTGCGCACCATGGCTGCAAAGTGTAACTTGAATTAACTTAATTTTGTTATGTTGGAAATTGTAATGACCATTGTCTTCCGGTTCCCGCTAAGTGGAGGTTAAGAAGAATGTGGAAAAGGCTTTGTAACTATCAGTTGTTGTGATTCACTCACCGGTGTACCGGGGAAATGTCACCGTAACACGCCAGTGCTGCTGTACAGGCGTCATAAGCGTGCGTCACGTTCAGCGTCGTCTGTCCTCGGTCTCCAGATGCCGGAAGCTGTTCGTCACCGTGGAGCCACCTGTTGTCTTTCCGATCCTTCTTTTGAATTAATTATGTTTGAATGAAGCTAAGTAGAGGTTTACGGTAATGATGCACCTGGCTGGCTTGaatattatctctctctctttctatagtAAGAGACATAGCTACTTCAGCACCTTGGATAGAGCTCACAAAAGAGCTCTAAACTGATCTTTCAATGATTTTTGgattatgtatgcatattttactcTTTAAATACGAGTGCAAACCATATAAAATAAAGCTCTAACCTACTGTATCCCCTGCAGCATTACAACTAGTGAGCAGTGAGCATAGGCTTTTTTATGTGAATCAACTCAAGCATTAGATTGCTGGTATGGCAACAATCCTCAGAAGACTGCAGTTCTCAAAGCTCATTTTCATATCTTCACTGTCCTCCAGAGCAAAAGGATTTTCATAGTCTGTGCCACTTGACTGCTcgagtaaatgaatgaatgacagtaGGCCAATCCATACTGACAGGTCATTAGAAAACCACAGTGGTCTGGGCTCTGAAATAAACCATTTTTAGGGATTTATGGAAAACACCAGAGCTTCACTGTGGAGCTTTACTGAACTCAAGCTTTTCAGCGATTCATATAAGACATTTGAGTTTGTGACAAACAGTTATAGCCATATTTTTTCCTCTGTTACAAACTATGTGATTTTTTATTGTGACCTCAGATTTAGCccatgtgtaccaagtttggtgaaaaTTTCTCATTCtcttaaaaaatctttttgtaAAAGTGGCCCCATTCCATTTGAATGTTTTGGCATCCTTTCGTGAACGTGAGTTGAAAATACAATTGATATTCACtttccagagaatctttctgcacTGGTTTGGCTCTGATCAGGCGAAAAAAATGGGTTTTGCAAAAAATCCAGAATGTTGGACAAATGTTCGGGACTGAAACAAAATTTAACCTTTTCTTTGATCAGAGCCATTGTTTTAGCCAACAGTTAATTTCCAGTTTAATAATTTTCTTCTTGTCACTACAGCAATGTATTTTAGTGAAATAATCAGACCAGGCTTAAATTAATGAGAAGAAAAATctatcactttctttctttctttctttctttctttctttctttctttctttctttctttctttctttctttctttctttctttctttctttctctcgctctgTCTCTTTGTTTTTCAGTCTAGCATCCTTGTTGCCCTCTCTCAGGTCTTGTGTTCTGTCACAGAAGTTTGCCGTGTGTGAAAGTGTCCTCTGGGAGAGTGTTTGCGGTCACACTGGCCTCTGCTGACTCATGTGCTGTAATTGCTGACTCACTCTCTATCCAGCATTAGAAAAAACACAAGATCACAAAAACCtgagtaaaatgaaaaaatgagaaCAGAAATTGCATAGTTTTCAGGGGAGGGCGATGAAATGTGCAGATGCAGTTTATATGTGAGATATGTGTGCCTTCTTTTCACTTGAAAGGTCAGCAAGCATCTGGTTagcaaaaattattcatttttcatttgtcatttccaccacaataaataattttgcaaCTAACACGCCTAAAATAAGATGAGTGATGAGTAAAGAAAGTCCATCATTTACAATTAAGCTGCAATTTGCAAATGTATGCCTAAagtttgaaaatattataaaaaaattaccagATATAATTTGGCATATTTAGCATAGCtataaatgaaatgtatgaaattaaatgttatattttgtttgacttaaaataaaataaaaatcatcaaatatTTGTTGAAAAAGGTTTCCAAGGAAACTCTTGTGACTCTttgaaaaaaagcttaaaatccCTCGAACATAACAGTGCCTGTAGTTAAAGAAACACCTGTAAAGCTAAGTGAGAACAACAGCACCTTCTTCTTTGCCACTTCGGCTCTGCTGGGTCAAATGTGAGATGTTGGCTCCTGTGCAGAAGTTCAGGATGGCAGTGTAATTGGCACCCACTGATGAGTGTCTATGAACATTTGTTGGCCAGTTCACTGTAtattcacacacacccacacattctTTCCTCTGAAGCATTAAATCAAAAAACACTAAAGCAGGAACACAATACTGACAGCCTGTTTAAGCCTGCAGCACAGGAGCAGGTTGATGGTCTCTGAGATGAGAGCGTACGCAGATGAGGCACAGGCCATGGGCACGTTACAAACAGCTGCACGCTGAGATGCATAAGGAGTATGTGGCTTGGGAAACGCcagcatgttgtttttttttacttaatgtgaAATTCTCTCTGACCTTTTTTGCTCCTGTCACATACATAGCAGCACATGTCTTTatgtttgtgctgttgttgttcttatcatgtcaataattttatttaatgtagtttCCACATCATGACAGATTTCACTTACAAAAAAGAagcattaaagtgttttttgaacacTACTATATGCTATCTTTGTAGTGCCCTGGAAATATCATGGTATGTGAAGTGTTAATAATGGTGTATATAAAATACCATCCAATACtgcatataaattattattggaTGGTATTTCATATACACCATTATTGACACTTCACATACCATGATATTTCCATAAAATATCCGTGATATCATATGGTATACATATATAAGACATTCcttgaaattttgattttaatactttgttttcattttaattgtattttaagttaaagtagttttgttatgtgcatttttatttatatttttaatctacatttattttaaataaccaaaaagttttaaaagattttagtgaacaataacaacactgcaatATACCATACCatgttatatataaaagtattttttttttattcatacaagATAGTAGTCATACaagtcagtttaatataatttaagttgagATGACTTGTACAGCCtatttgattatacttaaaatttaaggcagcaactgaacttaagtttttaagttgaagGGCAAGAAGCAgtggatgaaaataaaaaattaaagtgaattaattaaaaaatcattagtGCAAGAGATGCACTGATTCATGCAAATATATTTCCTTCACTTTTCCAGAGTCTGGCCCTCCTTTGCTCTCTAGTGGTTTAAAGTAAAATGACAAGCATTACTGGTTAATGCAGCATCAACAGAAGTTCAGCTTGACCTTGGCGAAaaagtttttcttcaaatatttaTGCATCTGCATCTCATTTGCTTATATttaagagaaaaaagtcagaaggAATGGGGAAGGTTGTTGTGGGTAATTTACAGAAGTTAACTTGTATCAGGATGACAGCAGCTGTTGCATAAAAACACTTGAAAGATTCCTTAATGgcagacacacacatatttctCTAAAGAATTATGACTTTCAATGACACAAGCACTAATAAATCAGCAATATAGTAGTATAATATAGTAGCAATTTAGAATCTGTGCGTGAAAACTCCAAATAATGCTGGAACAGAAGATTAGCACACAACAGTGTTTATTGACCAAAGAAATTAGTCCAGAGATTTAACATGACAAACGTGACATTTGGACTTGAAAACTCAAACAAATCAAACTACCCAGTGCAGTATCTTATTCATAAATAAAGGCACTAAGCTTActaacaacatttttcttttctatttgagGTTTATTTATACCAGTTATTCAATACAGTACATAACCatactttttaatgaatgaaaaaaataaaataaaaatcttttgaaccATTTGATAAGTGCCAAATATGAGATACGCAGAGTCAAACACAAAGACATCTGTTTATCAGGatattcaataaaatatcaaaacatttttgctCTGACTTCATGCTATTTTATCCCAAACTGAGTAATGACATATTAGAGCTCCGAGAAACTTGACTTTTCACTTGTAACTAGCAGACCAGCAGGAATATATGGAAAATGAATTCtaccaatgaataaaaaataaaggtaatgcGATTCTTTCAATCTCacaattcattcaattcattcattctcatttttttcttacaattctgagtttaggcctatatctcacaattcagactttttttctagcatgtttaTAACTTGctattctgagatataaactagcAGTTCTAAAAAGACTATAAAGTCTTGTTGTGAGTTTAAACtcgcaattatgagatataaatttgcTGTCCTGATAACCGCAATATTGTAATATCGCGCTATTGTCCAGCCAGCCGCTGATTGGTGGGAAGTAACCGCAACAAATGCGATGTTCACTTTATTTTCATGAGGCTATGCCCTTCTTGTTTTACACTTAATCCTCATGTATTGAATGTTCAATTTGTTAATAATCATAAGAGTGAAGTgagtaatattttttacatactttttacGTCGTGTGTACCATTGTGATTTGTACCGTTACATAGGTTCCATAGATTTGCACTAATTAGGCAGAAAGAGAGATCATTGGAGCATGCACTATTACCTGCATCTGTCCTTCTTCAggtcatgttatatatatatttgtgaaaaaaagaaacagttcacccagaagATGAAAGCGATATCTTTTTCATAGCATCCATTCAGCGTTTTACAAGATTTCCCATGACTGTGTCAGTGCTGTTCAGTGCATTGATTCAACTGCATTgttcttgatgaataaaacagcagttttcaGCACTACGCAGGTACACTGAAGTGGCACtcaatgttaaattaatttcaacacCATATTTCATTCATGAACGGagcatttttaaatgtaggctattaGTTGACTCACTCGAAAAGACAGTCACTTGCCGCCACCTCCTGGTGTAATAATGCAACTGCACCGACTGGCAGCCTGTGTGAAACGAGCGCAGAGACAAGTCCCTGTCCCTGTCACTGCTGCAATGTCAATAACACAGTCCTCTTGTACAGTCAGAAATTTCTTCACCTGATAGCCCTAATCTGAGTAGAAAAATATTGTTGATTTGATTGCGAGAAGAtttacaattctgagaagaaaagtctgaattgttagATATGAACTTGCAACCGCGAGGAAAAAAGTTATAAGAAAAACAGATTACATTctgagtcagaattgtgagataaaaagtcacaattacttattttttttattgatattgtttttttatactgtggtggaaataagcttccataagaatatgttaaaactaaaatggTGAAACTAAAGTGTCTATCAGTAATCTCTGTGTTGCTTCTATCGCAGGTGTCCTGTTCACAGTATAACATTGTTTTAAAGCTTAAGGCTGTTTCGACAAGTACATCATGTAAATCCAGCACAAGTGGTCATGTGTATGAGATTAAACCATGTTTAGTAGTTGAAACGTGCTGAAAGCCTTTTTTAAGAGAAACCAATGGATTCTTTTCAGTCTCTCAGGCTTGGTACAAAGGCACGACTCGTTTGATGTTCTGTCTGCAGATGGGACAGATGGGTTGTGGCAAGGCCTGATAGCAGCGGAAACAGCAGCACACGTGTCCGCAGTCCAGCAGCACGCAGCCTCGTGGGTTACTCAGGCATATCACGCACGCGTTCTCCGATACCTCCATGCCGTTCTCTTCTTCTCCTCGCTCCCCTGCACCCATCAGTTCAAACTCCCTCCTCATGTTCTCCTGCTCCCATCGCAGCTTCAATTGGCGGTAGTACCTGCGTCCCGCCCACATCAGCACTGCCACACCTGCCAATGCGCAAATGCATGCCAGCACCCTCCACACCTCTGCCTGCCCTTCCTGCTCCAGCCGCAGGGTTTCAAAGTCATCTGTGCTCAGGAAGTACTCCGAGCCATTGGTGGGTGGGCGGATTTTTGGGAGGCGGTCCGTGTCCAGGATGAGCTCGCCCACTGCGGTCAAAGAGGCACCCACTTTCAGCATCTCCTCTGTTTCCAGTTGACCTTTGGGCTTCTCTCCACTCAGGTACTGACCAATCAGGTCCGTGAATCCATAACTGGCCTGGTGGAACTTCTCATGGATGATGTCCATATTGGGACCCGTGGCCTCCAGGGGACAGAGCACACGCACAAACGCCTTGTTTACACCCAGCAGGTTAAAGGGCACAGCATTCACACGCTGGTGAAGCACACGCTCGCTATCTGTCCTGAAAGATGTGAAAGAGAATCATGTGTTTTAGAAATGCCATGTTAGACTGACACATATACAATACTGTTtggagttttatatatatatttttttttaaaaagtgacttatgctcacaaaggctgcatttatttatccaaaatacagtaaaatataaatattgtgaaatagtatcacaatctaaaataactgctttctatgttaatgtattttaaaacgtaatttattcctgtgatacaacgCTAAATTTTCAGCGTTCATTactcgtcttcagtgtcacatgatccttcagaaatcattctaatatgctgatttaatgattattattaatgttgaaaacagttatgctgattaatatttttgtacaaacagTGACacgttttttcaggattctttaatgaatagaaagttcaagagagcagcatttatttgaaacagaaatcttttgtaacattacaaatgtctttactgtcacttttgaataatttaatgcatccttgctgaataaatgtattcatttcctTCTAAAAGAAGATAAAATCTTACTGTCTCCAaccttttgaacggtaatgtatatTTACATTAGTAAGGGACCAGGACTTACCAAGTGCGTGCTAAACTGTTCCACACAAGTTTGTGTTCTCGGAGGACCAGTTTCTGGATGACACCAACAGTGCCTTCCTGAAACTGACTCCTTAACGGTTCCCCAATGGGCTGCACTGTacctacagagagagaaagtgggaACAAGTCAGTGGAAAGTGAAAGAGAGATTGAGTTATGTTCTACAGATCAGCTGAGACACTATAATGGAAAGTGAATGTTACCCTCGATGACCACATACTGCAGACATTTCCCTGGCGTGGCATTCAAAAGATCTACTAACTTTTCATCCAGCGGCAAAACTGGAGCTTCCtaacatcaaaaacaaatttgtttgtttttagaaatttCTCCTACTCTTTCATTGCTTCAGGTGTACACTTTAAATCCAAAGAACAAATTCCAAGCACTAATAATCTCCATGTACccaagttatatttatataaatgcatatatagtgtctaaattgtcatttttgcaaaGTTACTCACATTAAGCTTGTCCACAGTTTTGCATTTCTTCCTGTAGATGTAATAAAACAGACCAGAGAGAGCCACACTTGAACCCAAACACACCATCTCCAGTGTCCGGATGGGGAAATCCTCCATCTTCCACCTCACCCTcgtcctcttcctcttctctagaCTACTGAACAcagaatgaaatcaaaatgaacagGTGCAAGATTCAAGAGGAATCAAGAGAAACCTATGGTGATTTGATTCAGCattgattttcattcatttttactactgctgttcatttagcagatgcttttaattacattaacacGGGTtagtttcttcttctgttttttttttttttttaaatagttcaaaAAATGTCCAATTTAAATAACTGATGTCATATAGAGTTCAGCTGACATTAAAGTTTGTGACATTAACAACTAGATGTGTCATAAACAAACTTAGATGTTGGCTCGAG
Above is a genomic segment from Cyprinus carpio isolate SPL01 chromosome A2, ASM1834038v1, whole genome shotgun sequence containing:
- the mul1a gene encoding mitochondrial ubiquitin ligase activator of nfkb 1-A, whose protein sequence is MEDFPIRTLEMVCLGSSVALSGLFYYIYRKKCKTVDKLNEAPVLPLDEKLVDLLNATPGKCLQYVVIEGTVQPIGEPLRSQFQEGTVGVIQKLVLREHKLVWNSLARTWTDSERVLHQRVNAVPFNLLGVNKAFVRVLCPLEATGPNMDIIHEKFHQASYGFTDLIGQYLSGEKPKGQLETEEMLKVGASLTAVGELILDTDRLPKIRPPTNGSEYFLSTDDFETLRLEQEGQAEVWRVLACICALAGVAVLMWAGRRYYRQLKLRWEQENMRREFELMGAGERGEEENGMEVSENACVICLSNPRGCVLLDCGHVCCCFRCYQALPQPICPICRQNIKRVVPLYQA
- the LOC109063678 gene encoding calcium/calmodulin-dependent protein kinase II inhibitor 2-like; protein product: MSEVLPYGEGKMSGYGADNDVSQMSFSCGLQDTNSFFGASQAKRPPKLGQIGRAKRVVIEDDRIDEVLKGMTDKSSPGV